The DNA window GAAGACGAATATCTCAGAACTGGACTTGGGATTCCAGACGACGGCGTGTTTTGTGGCTATCTCTCGGTCGGTGGTACCGAAATGGAAATCGAGAGACAGCCGTTTCCCTACTACCTGTCGAATCCCGGTATCGATCCGGAGACGACGGAGAAACAGCCCGGAGAACCCGCAGTCTTTCGACACCTTCTCGTAGCCGGATCGACCGGGAAAGGGAAAACACATTTCACGAAAAACCTGCTTCGCCAGTTCGTCGACGGTAAGCGCTACCCCATCGAACGCCACGAGACCGGCGAAACGGTACACAGCCGGCTGAACGTCGTCATAATCGACCCGGAGAACGAATACTGGGAGATGGGCGTCGATCCGGACATAGGAGAGAAAGCTGAGCGACGGCTCCGTCGACACGGTATCAAGGTCGGTGGTGTCGACGACCTCGAGGTGTTCGTTCCGACCGTCGAAAACGTCTCTCCCCCTGGAACTGGAACCCACCAATCGTTCGGGATCCCCTTCGAACTCGTCGAATCGCGGCCACAACTGCTCATGCCCTACCAGCCCCGCGAGACGATCCGCAGCGCACTTGAGCTGGCACTCGATTCGTATTTCGACGACGGCGTGGAACACGAGCCACCGACGTACGAGGGGTTCAAACGGTACGTCACGAACGACCGAACCCTGCAAGACGACGCCCAGATCGCAAACCAGACGTGGAGTGCGATGGTCCGACGGATCAACGACACCACGTTCGAGACCGTCTTCGACCACGGGATCTCCTCGCTTCCGGAACTCGCAAGCGACATGTTTAGAGAGGGGCAGGTAACGGTCATTCCGACGAGTCACCTGCGTGGAACCAACGAACGGCTCGTCGTGCTCTCGATCCTATCGTACATCATCGAAAACAAGATCGACGACCACCACGTCGTCGATCCGATCAAAAACACGCCGATGCTCGTGGCTGTCGACGAGGCGCACAACTACTTCTCCGAACCGGACTTGCTCCGCGAGCAGTACATCGTACGACGAGCACGGGAGGCGGTCAAGCAAGGACGAAAGGACAAGCTTGGACTGTTGATGATCACCCAAAATCCCGAAGACATCGACGACGACGTCCTCAAGCAGATCAATACGAACGTCTTCCTTGGACTGCGCGAGGAGATCGTCGAAAAAGTCCCGTCCGTCCCCCGCGAGTTCAAACGGGACATCCCCAAGTTCGGAAAAGGGCAAGCGGTCGTGAAAGCCCCCGACGTCGAGTCGGTAGAAGTGATGGGGCTTCCGATGTGCGTGACAAAACACGGAAATTAACGGAAAACCGGAGGACACCCGATCACAACGCCTACGTTCGTACAACGATCGTTCTATCTGTGACGATCACTAAATTGATATTAAATTGTAATGTAAGTATTTTATAAATATAATCAACAACTATATCTAGTATCGACTTAAAGGCCGCAATGTCCCCCTACAAATTCGAATATCCAATACTATAATAATGTATATTTTCTGATTTAATTCTTTACATGATAAGTTATTGTAATACAAATCTGTCTAGTGGAAGTGGATTCCGTTCGAACAGTGATGACCGTCCAAACAGTTCTCACGTTTAATACTGTATGAACAGTGGACACTTCAAGGTGCAGAGACACGCTCTTACAGTTGAACGACGGCCGGTTTTCCGTGATTGACGAGAAGACTTAACACAGAACGGTAATGATGTGGAACGTACAGAGACCAATGAAGCTCAACGAAGAACAACGGATGGTACGTGATTCGGTGCGAGAGTTCCTTGAAAACGAGATCGCACCGGAGTTGCCAGAGGCCGACCGGACACCCTTGACGAAAGCGGAAGCGATCGAGTACATGCAAACGATGGCCGAGATCGACGTCGGTCCGTACGCTCAAGACACCTTCGACGATCCGATCACGAACACGATCGTCCGCGAAGAAGTAGCTCGTGTCTGGCCGAGCCTTCAAGTGACGATGGGGATGTCGATGGTGGTCGAGATGATGGACCTCTTTTCGGAGCGAACCCGAGACGCCTACGCCACCGAACTGGAAAACAACGAACTCGTCGGCTGTTTCGCGATCACGGAACCAGATGGCGGTTCCGACACGAAAGTTCCGAACACGACGGCCGTCAAAGACGGCGATGAGTACGTTCTCAACGGAGAGAAAACGTGGGTTTCGAACGCGCCCATCGCCGATATCGCGCTCGTCGTGGCGTGGGACGAGGAACAGGATCGCCGAGATATGTTTCTTATCGATCAGAAAACTGCGCCGTTCGAAACCACGCAACTCGAGAAGCTCGGCTGGAAGGGGTCTCCAACCGGACAGATGTTTTTAGACGACTGTCGGATTCCGAGGGACAACAAGCTCTCACGAGCAGTGATGAACGCCATGAGTGACGGTCGGATGGATCCGGACGATTCATTTCTCGGGACGTCAGCCACGAGCGCGAACCCGCTAAACACGATGTTCGCATCGATGCGAAACGGGATGGCGACGATCTCCGTGGGGATCATGCAGGCTGCCTACGAGGCAGCAATAAACTACGCGACCGATCGGGAGGTGTTCGACAAACCGATCGCTCAACATCAGCTCATCCAAGAGAAGCTCTACACCATCCGTGCTGGTCTGGAAACCAGTCGGCTGTTGACCCGTCACGCCGCCGAGCGGATCGCTGCTGGAGACCCGGAGGCCCGGATGCTGTCGTCGCTCTCGAAAGGGTGGGTGTGTGAGAAATCCGTCGAAGTGACCAACGAAGCACTGCAGATTTACGGTGGCAACGGACTTTCGAAGGACTACCCGCTCGAACGGTATTACCGCGATGCTCGGACGATGACGATTCCGGACGGCACCACCGAGATCCAGAAGCTCGTCGTCGGCTACGAACTCACCGACATGCAGGCGTACACATAAATGACCAGTCATCGAGAGATCGAGCGGTCGTAACTGTGATAGCCACCCAACGGAATATCGAATCATGCAGGTAGTACGGTTGGGGAACGCCGAATTCGAAGGCGAGAACAGCGTGTATCTCCTTCAAGACGACGATGCGGTGGCGCTGATCGACACAGGTGTTGCGACACCCAAAACCGAACGGACGTTGCGGGAACAGCTCACGACACACGATATCGATTTCGAGCAGATCGACACGGTCGTTCTGACACACTGGCACTCGGACCACGCGGGGCTCGCCGGGACGATTCAACGCGAAAGCGGAGCGACCGTCTACGTCCACGAGGACGACGCTCCGTTGGTCCGCCGGGCGGAATCCGCGCTCGAAGCCCTCCGAACTCGACAGCGCGAACAGTTCGAGGCGTGGGGGATTCCGGCGTCAGACCGCAACGCCCTACTCGATCGTCTGGAGATGAGTGACACGCTCGTAGACGAACCGGAACACGTCGAGACAGTCACGGACGGCGACAGCATCGATGTCGCTGGACGCCGGTTAAACGTGCGTCACGCACCGGGTCACACTGCTGGCCAGTGCTGTTTCGAATTTCACACTGACGACGGTTTGGCGGCCTTCGGCGGTGACGCATTGCTTCCAGTGTACACGCCAAACGTCGGCGGTGCGGATGTTCGCGTCGACCGCCCGCTCGAACGCTACCGGGACACCTTACAGACGATCGCAACGCGGGAGTTCGTACGGGTGTGGCCGGGACACCGCGACGTCATCACCGATCCGACCGACCGCGCCCGATCGATCGTCGAGCACCACCGCGAGCGCGCAGAGCGGGTTTGTGACGTGGTGGCTGACCACGGTCCAGCGACCGCGTGGGAGACGAGCGCGCACCTGTTCGGTGATCTCGAAGGCATCCACGTCATGCACGGTCCCGGCGAGGCGTACGCTCACCTCGACCATCTACAACGCCACGGAATCGTTACTGCCACCGAAGACGGGTACGTGCTTCGTGAATATCCGACCTCCTTCGAGGAATTGATCTGAGGAGTCGCCGTATCTGAACCGTTCGATGTGATTGAACATCTCCGTAGCCGATCCCGAAGTAGCGATGCATAGACATAGTCGATCCAGGAGTTACGAGGGTACTACTGTAACGGACTCGCTCGTTGTGCGGAACAGACGGTTTATTCGTTCACTCTTATCGAACGCTTCCGAACGATAGCAGCCCACGGACGGTTCTACTGGCCGGTGTCTTGTAGTTTGAACTTCTGGATCTTCCCGGAGGTCGTTCGTGGGAGTTCCTCGACGAACTCGATTTCACGGGGGTGTTTGTACGGAGCCACAGTGTCGAGAACGAACTCCGTAAGCTCCGTGGCTGTGATATCGGCACCGACCTCGATATCCGACCGGGGAACGACGAACGCTTTCGGGACCTCGTTTCGTCGCTCGTCAGGAACACCGATCACGGCGCTTTCGGCGACGGCATCGTGCTCGCCGAGCACCGCTTCAAGCTCGCTTGGGTAGACGTTGTAGCCAGCCGAGACGATCACATGTTTTTTGCGGTCGACGATCTCGTAGTAGTTGTCTTCGTCTCTGCGTGCGATGTCACCGGTCCGGAAGTAACCGTCGTCGGTGAAGGCGTCCGCGGTGGCGTCGGGCATGTCGTGATACCCCTTCATCACCTGTGGGCCACGGACGAGCAGCTCGCCCGCCTCACCGGGTGGAACCTCCGTTCCCGCGTCGTCGACGATCTTACAGTCAGTCATGCGCGAGGGTTGACCGACCGTCCCCGGACGAAGTCCGAACGTCGATCCCGACTGGGTGTGTGTCGCACCATGGGTTTCGGTCAGTCCGTATCCCTCACCCATCTCCACACCGGCGGTCGCTTCGAACTCTCGTTGGACGGAGACAGACATCTTCGCACCCCCTTCGATGGCTGTTTCGAGGCTCGTCAGATCGTACTCCCCGAACGTGTCGGCAGTGACCATGTCGACGTACATCGCTGTGACGCCGATGAAATGGGTAATCCGCTTTTCCCCGATCAGCTCCATACAGGCGGTGGCGTCCCAATTGGCAGCACTTCGCACACAGACGCGCCCACCACGGATCAGTGGCTGTAACGCGGCGTGGGTGAAACCAGTGATGTGGTACAACGGGAGCCAAACGAGGCTTCGAACCGCTTCGGCTTCGAGTTCGTGAGAGCGGGCGAGCACGGCGTTCAGTTGTGCTCGGACGTTCCGGTGGGTGAGCTGGACGCCTTTCGGCGTGCCCGTCGTGCCCGAGGTGTACGGCAACAGTGCCACGTCGTCGCCCGTCCGTTCGAC is part of the Halocatena salina genome and encodes:
- a CDS encoding ATP-binding protein encodes the protein MTDEIDDLLNDDPALEDDANETRTTRTTETSDPSTNGVPETPVPSPSTDPADGEIGHVLASEEIMIGRDDDNVTAFIMTDERETVRVGDYVQIPYPDSDDVLFAATDRLRYEPYTDLDDKSDTHNHISRHRDFDESEFVLLAVLDPIAILSPDASTDELELDRGIVNRIPKPNTPVSLSREDEYLRTGLGIPDDGVFCGYLSVGGTEMEIERQPFPYYLSNPGIDPETTEKQPGEPAVFRHLLVAGSTGKGKTHFTKNLLRQFVDGKRYPIERHETGETVHSRLNVVIIDPENEYWEMGVDPDIGEKAERRLRRHGIKVGGVDDLEVFVPTVENVSPPGTGTHQSFGIPFELVESRPQLLMPYQPRETIRSALELALDSYFDDGVEHEPPTYEGFKRYVTNDRTLQDDAQIANQTWSAMVRRINDTTFETVFDHGISSLPELASDMFREGQVTVIPTSHLRGTNERLVVLSILSYIIENKIDDHHVVDPIKNTPMLVAVDEAHNYFSEPDLLREQYIVRRAREAVKQGRKDKLGLLMITQNPEDIDDDVLKQINTNVFLGLREEIVEKVPSVPREFKRDIPKFGKGQAVVKAPDVESVEVMGLPMCVTKHGN
- a CDS encoding acyl-CoA dehydrogenase family protein, which translates into the protein MKLNEEQRMVRDSVREFLENEIAPELPEADRTPLTKAEAIEYMQTMAEIDVGPYAQDTFDDPITNTIVREEVARVWPSLQVTMGMSMVVEMMDLFSERTRDAYATELENNELVGCFAITEPDGGSDTKVPNTTAVKDGDEYVLNGEKTWVSNAPIADIALVVAWDEEQDRRDMFLIDQKTAPFETTQLEKLGWKGSPTGQMFLDDCRIPRDNKLSRAVMNAMSDGRMDPDDSFLGTSATSANPLNTMFASMRNGMATISVGIMQAAYEAAINYATDREVFDKPIAQHQLIQEKLYTIRAGLETSRLLTRHAAERIAAGDPEARMLSSLSKGWVCEKSVEVTNEALQIYGGNGLSKDYPLERYYRDARTMTIPDGTTEIQKLVVGYELTDMQAYT
- a CDS encoding MBL fold metallo-hydrolase — protein: MQVVRLGNAEFEGENSVYLLQDDDAVALIDTGVATPKTERTLREQLTTHDIDFEQIDTVVLTHWHSDHAGLAGTIQRESGATVYVHEDDAPLVRRAESALEALRTRQREQFEAWGIPASDRNALLDRLEMSDTLVDEPEHVETVTDGDSIDVAGRRLNVRHAPGHTAGQCCFEFHTDDGLAAFGGDALLPVYTPNVGGADVRVDRPLERYRDTLQTIATREFVRVWPGHRDVITDPTDRARSIVEHHRERAERVCDVVADHGPATAWETSAHLFGDLEGIHVMHGPGEAYAHLDHLQRHGIVTATEDGYVLREYPTSFEELI
- a CDS encoding class I adenylate-forming enzyme family protein, which codes for MDLADVIDGARKGNVARLHHETARHHGDAPAIEYHDRTLTHEELHTESSQVAGGLAERGVEPGDTVLVYLPNCPASLIATLGAFKAGVAVSPVNPQYRKRELTHQLSDTGATAVLTHTALLEHVDAAFDALDTDPVVVAVGGSADHVHSFADVRGEELFVERTGDDVALLPYTSGTTGTPKGVQLTHRNVRAQLNAVLARSHELEAEAVRSLVWLPLYHITGFTHAALQPLIRGGRVCVRSAANWDATACMELIGEKRITHFIGVTAMYVDMVTADTFGEYDLTSLETAIEGGAKMSVSVQREFEATAGVEMGEGYGLTETHGATHTQSGSTFGLRPGTVGQPSRMTDCKIVDDAGTEVPPGEAGELLVRGPQVMKGYHDMPDATADAFTDDGYFRTGDIARRDEDNYYEIVDRKKHVIVSAGYNVYPSELEAVLGEHDAVAESAVIGVPDERRNEVPKAFVVPRSDIEVGADITATELTEFVLDTVAPYKHPREIEFVEELPRTTSGKIQKFKLQDTGQ